AATGGGCTGGGCTTTGGGGTTTTCGTTTGGGCTGGGCTCTCacatttttatgctttaattttatattagtttatctttttaaaggtcgaagTATGATTTTTTGTTAACCAATGATTTAGAGATTTATTTTAagcacttgagattttaaattttaaattattatgatttatgaaaaggttaagttattttaattagtatttttgattttatgatttttctttaaaaaaattcgaggttgtttcagttggtattagagccaaGGTTCCTTAAAAGGTTGTGTACTGTCACTCCGAGAAGcccaagaagtcacgcctcaaatatgtgagtttttactgctttatattttatatgctaaattcttttaaaagcttttatgatacatgatataaatgttagttgcatatCGCATGCtgcatgaaaaattttaaatgcatgtttattacGTGGTTTGGACGACGTATACAGAGATGCCTCTTAGAAGGATTTTGCGGAGGAATGGTTAGGATAGACATGATGAGGAGATTCCACAGCCTCCACCTAATCAAGATGCCAGTGCCCGTGTACTAGCCGGTATGGCCCGTTTTTTTGATCAACATGTGGGAAATGGTGCGATGGTTAGACCAGAGGCTGCTTATGAGCGATTGAGGAGGATGGACCCCGAGGATTTTcatggcactactgatccatttgTTGCTGAGGGATGTATTAGATATTTAGAGGTGATCTTTCGCTACATGGAGATGGCAGACGCTTACCGAGTTCGATATACCATCTATCTGCTGAAGGGCGACGCTTCCTTGTGGTGGGAGGGGGAGGAGCGAGGAGTGAATATGGTGACTTTGACTTCGGATGATTTCAAGAGggtgttctatgacaagtacttcacaTCAGATGTCCGTTCTAGGCtgaagagagagtttatgagtctccgtcagGGGGAATGGTCTTTTGCCGAGtgtgtgaagaagtttgatagggacTGTTACTTTGTTCCCTTGATTGCCAATGATGCTGCTGAGAAATTACGACACTTTCTAGATGGTTTGAGGTTGACTATTCGACGTGATGTGATGCTTGGCGATCCCACTGGTTATACTACTGATGTTGCCAAAGCTTTTAGAGCCGAGAATTCACTTAAAGATTGATTGGGAGCTACAGGAAAGAGAAACCGTGCTCAGCAAGCTAGTCAGAATAATAAGAAGCCTTAAGTAGGACCACCTAAGCAACCCGAACCACCAAAACCACAAGGACAACCACCAAGAAGGAACGTTCCAAAGGCTGATGAGAGACCACTATGCAAGGAGTGAAATCGTCCACAtcttggcaagtgcatgtggggcacctacaagtACTTCAAATGCGGATATTTGGGACACAAGGCTAAGGTTTGCCCAAAGTTCAAGGAACCCACTGCTGTAAGGGTCTATGTGATGCAAGCTGAGGAGGCTGAGCCGACACTACACTGATTTCTAGGTAACCTAGttgtttaacattttttttcgaagcttttattgcatgaaatgttaaaaatTGGGTTATGGGAATTGATTGGGATAATAGGAACTTACAAGAGAATAGACTGCATGTTCTACTTGAGCTGAATTTAGGAGTCGGCTTTTGGTTAGAATGCAATTTTCAAAAGTTGGAGGACCGAATCGAAGAGTAAGATTTAAGTTAGAGGTTAAGTTTGAGGGGGATAAGGGAATCTAAGCTTTGCAATCATCAAGTCAAGGAAAATTTTGAGGACAAAATTCTATTTAAGGAGGGAGAATTGTAACGTCCGTAAAACCAACCttcgtaaaccacatgcatgcttattttaattgtttaattattttatttaattaattttatatgtttacttgatatttattaaatgattaaaaatatgattccatgattaaatgataatatgacatgattacatgaaattaaggattttaccaaaatattcgataataggtagGGAAAaaaagaccggggacgaccaagagaAGAATATTTAATTTTCGCTAAATATtgacaaggcttcctaatatgattaaaaatgatttaatttccCTAAAAATTTTGGAGTtagaatttattttatgaatcgagctcgatttttcttggGAAGTCGATTtagggcaaacaaggagttttaaaagaacagaaatattatttttgagaaactaattttataatattttatgttttaattaaataagtgttattgggcccaatttaattaatttaagtaggcctaattgcccttaagcttgcaagctCATACCCAACGCCCATTAACATGttgattaaattataaataaggaCTCTTAGGCCTTCTAACCTCATAATTCACACCTCCATCAGGAGAAAAATACATTACACACACACcactaatttttcaaaattaaggGAAGGAGAAAAGGCTAGGAGTTTTCGTCGTCCGGttgtccaacgtcgcaccctcgccaacgatCGTCTATTTGAGTGTTATAAACGCAAAGCCACGTtctcaaatttttaaaacatcatacaaatcataatatgtgtgtttaattGATTATGCGTGAAAAATATAGGGGTTCGATTATTTTTACGGTAGAtcgtatattttaaaaaacacgATGATTTTACGTTTATATGAAGAAATTTATGAACCCaacggacacgctgccaatacatgataaaatatgaaggAATTGTGACTGAAACATGATAAAAAATTCAATagaaaacaagctggaaccgtagGTATTGCCAAGGGTAAGAACCGAAGGTTTGCTAGGGGTTGCACTTGAGTCATGGGGTTGGCTAGGGTGCATTGTAACttggggctcggccagggctggttGGGACTTGGCTAGGATCGTGTTTCAGGGCTGGGAGG
This window of the Primulina tabacum isolate GXHZ01 chromosome 12, ASM2559414v2, whole genome shotgun sequence genome carries:
- the LOC142520195 gene encoding uncharacterized protein LOC142520195, which codes for MARFFDQHVGNGAMVRPEAAYERLRRMDPEDFHGTTDPFVAEGCIRYLEVIFRYMEMADAYRVRYTIYLLKGDASLWWEGEERGVNMVTLTSDDFKRVFYDKYFTSDVRSRLKREFMSLRQGEWSFAECVKKFDRDCYFVPLIANDAAEKLRHFLDGLRLTIRRDVMLGDPTGYTTDVAKAFRAENSLKD